A part of Anolis sagrei isolate rAnoSag1 chromosome 3, rAnoSag1.mat, whole genome shotgun sequence genomic DNA contains:
- the LOC137096703 gene encoding vitelline membrane outer layer protein 1-like → MWLLCVTLQLEKRMNIFICSLAFLITLCCFWDVDGRPYDSIIKVENGAPWGYWGQREYCSLGHAIGFVLKVEPYQGGKDGQDDTSLNGIRLLCKDDTFISSMVGKWGAWSKIHQCKSPHKLVSFSLRVEVPQGFGDDTAANNIQFLCSDNTILEGNSHEWGHFGPWSPRCPVNTFICGIQSKVEIPQYLEDDTAFNDVKFFCCKN, encoded by the exons ATGTGGCTACTGTGTGTAAC TCTACAGCTGGAGAAGAGAATGAATATTTTCATCTGTTCTCTGGCCTTCTTGATCACATTATGCTGCTTCTGGGATGTAGATGGCCGCCCCTATGATTCCATCATCAAAGTGGAAAATGGAGCGCCATGGGGTTATTGGGGACAACGAGAATATTGTTCCCTTGGTCACGCTATTGGTTTTGTATTGAAG GTAGAGCCCTATCAAGGCGGCAAAGATGGGCAAGATGATACATCCCTGAATGGCATTCGTCTGCTCTGCAAAGATGATACATTTATTTCATCCATGGTTGGGAA GTGGGGAGCTTGGTCTAAGATTCATCAGTGTAAATCACCACACAAGCTGGTGTCCTTCTCTCTGAGAGTAGAAGTACCCCAAGGGTTTGGGGATGACACAGCAGCCAACAACATCCAATTCTTATGTAGTGACAATACTATACTGGAAGGTAACTCTCATGAATGGGGTCATTTTGGCCCATGGAGTCCTCGCTGCCCTGTCAATACCTTTATATGTGGGATCCAGTCAAAGGTggagatcccacaatatcttgaGGATGACACTGCATTTAATGATGTGAAATTCTTCTGTTGTAAGAACTGA